A stretch of Fundicoccus culcitae DNA encodes these proteins:
- a CDS encoding MFS transporter: protein MKNLNKSQRNALIMSIVASGTDDLNVMFLAFSMSTIITQLGITDVQGGWIATITNLGMLVGGLLFGVLADRYNKFKVFKWTILVFSIATGLIFFTPNVYYLYLMRFIAGIGVGGEYGVAISIMAGLVPSDKMGRISSLNGIVGQIGSITSALLASIIAPVFGWRGLFLFGLLPIALVIWARYAIDDSELHIESQASTETGEAKGKISDLFKTPKLAYQTLMLMVMTTVQIAGYFGMMNWLPTIMQRNLGISVSGSSQWMIATILGMCLGMLVFGQLLDRFGPRLVYGIFLLASAVSVYLFTYANSAWTLLIGGAIVGFFVNGMFAGYGAMITRLYPYQISSIANNTILNVGRAVGGFSSVAIGAILEVAGVPAVMLFLAGLYLISFVAMLTIPALKKGNYQGIQPHDNPAIQANLVKASA, encoded by the coding sequence ATGAAAAATTTGAACAAATCCCAACGCAATGCCCTTATCATGTCAATTGTCGCTTCAGGAACCGATGATTTAAATGTCATGTTTTTAGCTTTTTCAATGTCAACCATCATCACGCAATTAGGTATTACTGATGTGCAAGGTGGTTGGATTGCGACCATTACTAACTTAGGGATGCTCGTTGGCGGACTCTTATTCGGTGTTTTAGCTGACCGCTATAATAAATTCAAAGTATTTAAATGGACCATCCTTGTTTTCTCAATTGCAACAGGTTTAATTTTCTTCACCCCTAATGTGTACTACTTATACCTCATGCGTTTTATCGCCGGTATTGGCGTGGGTGGCGAATACGGCGTTGCCATTTCCATTATGGCAGGCTTAGTACCCTCAGATAAAATGGGACGTATTAGTTCCTTAAATGGGATTGTTGGTCAAATCGGATCAATTACCTCTGCCTTACTTGCCTCAATCATTGCCCCTGTTTTTGGATGGCGTGGACTGTTCTTATTCGGCCTTTTACCCATCGCTTTAGTTATCTGGGCTCGCTATGCCATCGATGACTCAGAGCTACATATCGAAAGCCAAGCCAGCACAGAAACTGGCGAAGCCAAAGGTAAGATTTCGGACTTATTCAAAACACCTAAATTGGCTTATCAAACATTGATGTTAATGGTCATGACGACCGTTCAAATTGCAGGTTACTTTGGTATGATGAATTGGTTGCCAACAATTATGCAACGTAATCTAGGTATCAGTGTCAGTGGTTCATCGCAATGGATGATTGCTACCATCTTAGGTATGTGTTTAGGCATGTTGGTGTTCGGTCAACTGTTAGACCGCTTTGGTCCACGTTTAGTTTATGGTATCTTTTTACTAGCTTCTGCTGTTTCAGTTTACTTATTCACTTACGCTAATAGCGCATGGACGTTGTTAATTGGTGGTGCCATCGTTGGTTTCTTTGTTAATGGGATGTTTGCTGGTTACGGTGCGATGATTACTCGTCTATACCCATACCAAATCTCATCCATTGCTAACAACACCATCTTAAATGTGGGACGTGCAGTAGGAGGCTTTTCATCTGTGGCTATTGGAGCTATTTTAGAAGTCGCTGGCGTTCCGGCTGTTATGCTATTCTTAGCCGGTCTATACCTAATCAGTTTTGTTGCCATGTTGACCATACCAGCCCTTAAAAAAGGAAATTACCAAGGGATTCAACCACACGACAATCCAGCTATTCAAGCTAATTTAGTCAAAGCGTCTGCTTAG
- a CDS encoding UDP-N-acetylglucosamine 1-carboxyvinyltransferase, with translation MKKLIVRGNKPLTGEITISGAKNSTVALIPAAILADSEVVLEGVPDIQDVYSLIEILNEFNVKTHFENNVLRIDPTDMVSIPMPTGKIQSLRASYYFMGATLSKFGEGVIGLPGGCFLGPRPIDQHIKAFTALGAEIEDEFGVITLATPNGLTGTRIYMDVVSVGATINTILASVKAKGKTTIENAAREPEIIDVVTLLNKMGAKIRGAGTNVIRVEGVEELHGVNHTIIPDRIEAGTYITAAVAMGQGVKINNVIFEHIEGFIAKLDEMGVKMDVGEDSVYVHPSDNLKMVNIKTLPYPGFATDLQQPITPLLVLAHGEGTIMDTIYPQRTKHIPELNRMGADIKVDGDIIRITGPTKLTGAQVKASDLRAGACLVIAGLIAEGETVITGVENILRGYANIVENLSAVGADIEMVEDDQPEE, from the coding sequence ATGAAAAAGTTAATTGTTCGTGGAAATAAGCCTTTGACAGGTGAAATCACCATTAGTGGAGCCAAAAACAGTACGGTCGCATTAATTCCTGCAGCTATTTTAGCGGATTCGGAAGTCGTCCTTGAAGGGGTGCCAGACATTCAAGATGTCTACTCGCTGATTGAAATTTTGAATGAATTCAATGTCAAAACACATTTTGAAAATAATGTCTTACGGATTGATCCAACCGATATGGTATCTATCCCAATGCCAACAGGCAAAATCCAAAGTTTACGAGCTTCATATTACTTTATGGGGGCTACCTTATCGAAATTTGGTGAAGGGGTCATTGGTTTACCTGGGGGTTGTTTCTTAGGACCACGTCCCATTGATCAACATATCAAAGCCTTCACCGCTCTAGGCGCAGAAATTGAAGATGAATTTGGTGTTATTACTTTAGCGACACCTAATGGCTTAACCGGCACACGTATTTATATGGACGTGGTGTCTGTAGGGGCAACCATCAATACCATTTTAGCGTCCGTTAAAGCTAAAGGTAAGACGACGATTGAAAATGCCGCGCGCGAACCCGAAATTATTGATGTGGTCACCTTACTGAATAAAATGGGGGCCAAAATTCGTGGAGCAGGTACCAATGTGATTCGGGTGGAAGGCGTTGAAGAACTGCATGGGGTAAATCACACGATTATACCGGACCGGATTGAAGCTGGGACATACATTACAGCTGCGGTTGCCATGGGCCAAGGTGTTAAAATAAATAACGTTATTTTTGAACATATTGAAGGCTTTATTGCTAAACTCGATGAGATGGGTGTGAAAATGGATGTGGGCGAAGATAGTGTTTATGTTCACCCATCGGATAACTTAAAGATGGTTAATATCAAAACCTTACCTTATCCTGGTTTTGCAACAGATTTACAACAACCGATAACGCCGCTTTTAGTGCTTGCTCACGGTGAAGGCACGATTATGGATACGATATATCCCCAACGGACCAAACATATTCCCGAATTAAATCGGATGGGAGCCGATATTAAAGTAGACGGCGATATTATTCGTATTACCGGTCCAACTAAATTAACCGGTGCCCAAGTCAAGGCGAGTGATTTACGCGCGGGAGCTTGTCTTGTAATCGCTGGCTTAATCGCTGAAGGCGAAACCGTAATAACCGGTGTAGAAAATATTTTACGGGGTTATGCTAATATTGTAGAAAACTTATCTGCTGTTGGAGCAGATATTGAAATGGTCGAAGACGATCAACCAGAAGAGTAA
- the rho gene encoding transcription termination factor Rho, producing the protein MADDFSLETLLAKEVKELYAYARELEIPNYSQLSKKELALAVMRTQEEKQGFFQVEGVLDTNPGEGFGFLRPINYSPSQEDIYISNSQIRRFELRNGDKVSGPARPPKASERYYGLMQISTVNGKDPEEAKQRDHFPSLTPLYPEEQIILSYKPQAIANRMIDLISPIGFGQRALIVAPPKAGKTTILKEIANGISANNPEVELIILLIDERPEEVTDIERSVNGEVVYSTFDQQPENHVRIAELVLDRAMRLVEDGRDVVILMDSITRLARAYNLVVKPSGRTLSGGLDPAAFYLPKRFFGAARNIENGGSLTILATALVDTGSRMDDMIYEEFKGTGNSELHLSRNLAERRIFPAIDIRRSGTRKEELLLDSQQLDQIWKLRKMMTGDSLEYTDQFIQLLKHTDNNEDFLKQIEKLSEK; encoded by the coding sequence ATGGCAGATGACTTCTCGCTAGAAACCTTGCTTGCCAAGGAGGTTAAAGAATTATACGCCTATGCGCGTGAATTAGAAATACCTAATTATAGCCAATTAAGCAAGAAAGAATTGGCCTTGGCAGTCATGCGTACCCAAGAAGAAAAACAAGGCTTTTTCCAAGTGGAAGGGGTATTGGATACAAATCCTGGTGAAGGGTTTGGCTTTTTACGCCCAATTAACTATTCACCCAGTCAAGAAGATATTTACATCTCAAATTCACAAATTCGACGCTTTGAATTAAGAAATGGTGATAAAGTTTCAGGTCCCGCGCGTCCTCCAAAAGCCAGTGAACGTTACTACGGGCTAATGCAAATATCAACCGTTAACGGCAAAGATCCAGAAGAAGCTAAACAACGTGATCATTTTCCAAGTTTAACGCCACTGTATCCAGAAGAACAAATTATATTAAGCTATAAACCACAAGCGATTGCCAATCGTATGATTGATCTTATTTCCCCGATAGGTTTTGGTCAAAGGGCGCTTATCGTAGCGCCACCTAAAGCCGGTAAAACAACCATCTTGAAGGAAATCGCCAACGGGATCAGCGCCAACAACCCAGAAGTAGAATTGATTATTCTTTTGATTGATGAACGACCAGAAGAAGTAACCGACATTGAACGCAGTGTTAATGGCGAAGTGGTCTATTCCACCTTTGACCAACAACCGGAAAACCATGTCCGCATTGCAGAATTAGTGCTTGACCGTGCTATGCGTTTAGTGGAAGATGGCCGTGACGTCGTTATCTTAATGGACAGCATTACCCGACTAGCGCGGGCTTACAACTTAGTTGTGAAACCAAGTGGCCGGACGCTGAGTGGGGGTCTTGATCCAGCTGCTTTCTACCTTCCCAAACGATTCTTTGGTGCAGCGCGTAATATTGAAAATGGTGGCTCCTTAACCATTCTAGCAACCGCCTTAGTTGATACAGGTAGCCGGATGGACGATATGATTTATGAAGAATTTAAAGGGACCGGAAACTCAGAGTTGCACTTGTCCCGTAACTTAGCGGAACGCCGCATCTTCCCGGCCATCGATATTCGTCGCTCAGGCACCCGTAAAGAAGAACTTCTATTGGATAGCCAGCAGCTCGACCAAATTTGGAAATTACGCAAAATGATGACGGGCGATTCCTTAGAATATACCGATCAATTCATTCAACTCCTCAAACACACCGATAATAATGAAGACTTTTTAAAACAAATCGAAAAACTTTCAGAAAAATAA
- the ybaK gene encoding Cys-tRNA(Pro) deacylase: MAQKKTNVMRVLEQHKIPYQAYKWEDAKKLALEAPVYKTLVTQGKSNEHYVFVVPVTQELDLKKAAKAVNEKNIHMIKEKELLPLTGYVHGGCSPIGMKKDFVTVLDQSANEHATILISAGKVGFSVEINPADLTQLVHWQIADIATTADE, encoded by the coding sequence ATGGCTCAAAAGAAAACCAACGTTATGCGTGTATTAGAACAACATAAAATCCCCTATCAAGCTTATAAATGGGAAGACGCTAAAAAGTTAGCCCTGGAAGCCCCCGTCTATAAAACCCTTGTGACCCAAGGAAAATCCAACGAACATTATGTATTTGTTGTTCCCGTAACCCAAGAACTAGATTTAAAGAAAGCGGCTAAAGCCGTTAATGAAAAAAATATCCACATGATAAAAGAAAAAGAACTGCTGCCATTAACCGGTTATGTCCATGGAGGTTGTTCCCCAATAGGCATGAAAAAAGACTTCGTCACCGTCTTAGATCAATCGGCCAATGAGCATGCGACGATTCTAATTAGTGCGGGTAAAGTCGGCTTCTCGGTCGAAATTAATCCGGCTGATTTAACCCAGTTGGTGCATTGGCAAATAGCAGATATCGCAACGACGGCTGACGAATAA
- a CDS encoding YdbC family protein produces the protein MANIEFEIKEHLGVLSENNKGWTKELTLTSWNNRQPSFDIRSWDPDYQKMSKGLTFTQEELVALRDLLNEMEL, from the coding sequence ATGGCTAATATTGAATTTGAAATCAAAGAACACCTCGGTGTGTTATCAGAAAATAATAAGGGATGGACTAAAGAACTCACCTTAACCAGTTGGAATAATCGCCAACCGAGTTTTGATATCCGTTCCTGGGATCCTGACTACCAAAAAATGAGCAAAGGCTTGACCTTTACCCAAGAAGAACTAGTCGCTCTAAGAGATTTATTAAATGAAATGGAGTTATAG
- a CDS encoding GNAT family N-acetyltransferase yields the protein MIEYSCERPVTQEQLQQLYTSVGWTVYLTCQTPVLTLLKQSRHYYMAWDGNQLVGLVRVVGDGGFVAYIQDVLVHPTYQRQGIGSQLMQLIFKEVAYARQIILTTDEQEATVAFYQSLGMQTYKELGVVGFLMLANNEPTA from the coding sequence GTGATAGAGTATTCTTGTGAAAGACCCGTTACGCAAGAGCAGTTGCAGCAATTATACACAAGTGTCGGTTGGACCGTCTATTTGACGTGCCAAACACCGGTACTTACATTATTAAAGCAATCACGACACTATTATATGGCTTGGGATGGTAATCAATTAGTGGGCTTAGTTCGCGTAGTTGGTGATGGCGGTTTTGTAGCTTACATTCAAGATGTCTTAGTCCACCCAACCTATCAAAGACAAGGTATCGGTAGCCAATTAATGCAGTTAATCTTTAAAGAAGTGGCCTATGCTCGCCAAATCATTTTAACAACTGATGAACAAGAAGCTACCGTTGCTTTTTATCAATCGTTAGGTATGCAGACGTATAAAGAACTTGGGGTCGTCGGTTTTCTAATGTTGGCCAATAATGAGCCAACAGCATGA
- a CDS encoding glycine zipper family protein: protein MSQDQRPNKIIKGAGVGVVLGVILGLLMDDLALGIAIGVAIGAAGGVGSSFIKS, encoded by the coding sequence ATGAGTCAGGATCAAAGACCCAACAAGATCATTAAAGGAGCAGGCGTCGGCGTGGTCTTAGGGGTTATTTTGGGGCTGTTGATGGACGATTTGGCTTTGGGAATCGCTATCGGAGTGGCTATCGGCGCTGCCGGGGGCGTGGGGAGTAGTTTTATAAAAAGCTGA
- the citG gene encoding triphosphoribosyl-dephospho-CoA synthase CitG: MSNHPSLDSLIPSLAIKALMYEVTVSPKPGLVDRFNNGSHQDMNFYTFVDSVLSFQPFFKQYYMAGKELSHCSDLNQLFFRSREIGIQAEKAMFDATNGINTHKGANFSFALLLIGIGYLVEREQLTHWTPVHSDDLFNIIQLMTKDHLLKDFDEVHNKQKHTHGEKLYLQHGITGIRGEAVNGYPILKNILLPYFRSYAGELNEYILLKGLVLTMGHIEDGNIIYRGGMEAWQLVKQESLALFNEKLNPEEFLLAVHDYDQILIERHLSPGGAADALSLGIFLYLLESAFV; the protein is encoded by the coding sequence TTGAGTAATCACCCATCTTTAGACTCACTCATCCCCAGTTTAGCCATTAAAGCCTTGATGTATGAAGTAACGGTTTCACCTAAGCCTGGATTAGTCGATCGATTTAATAATGGATCGCACCAAGATATGAATTTTTATACCTTCGTCGATAGTGTTTTATCTTTTCAACCCTTTTTCAAACAATACTATATGGCCGGTAAAGAATTAAGTCACTGTTCAGATCTCAACCAGCTTTTTTTTAGGTCAAGAGAAATTGGGATTCAAGCTGAAAAAGCAATGTTTGATGCTACCAATGGGATTAATACACATAAAGGGGCAAACTTTTCTTTTGCTTTATTATTAATTGGGATAGGGTATTTGGTTGAACGAGAACAACTAACCCATTGGACACCCGTTCATTCAGATGACTTATTCAACATCATTCAATTGATGACAAAAGACCACTTGTTGAAAGACTTTGATGAGGTTCACAACAAACAAAAACATACACATGGAGAAAAACTCTATTTACAGCATGGTATTACTGGTATTCGTGGAGAAGCTGTGAATGGTTATCCCATCCTCAAAAATATTTTACTACCTTACTTTCGATCTTATGCGGGTGAGCTTAATGAATATATACTGCTTAAAGGACTGGTCTTAACCATGGGGCATATTGAAGATGGTAATATTATTTATCGAGGCGGAATGGAGGCTTGGCAGCTTGTCAAACAAGAATCCCTTGCTTTGTTTAATGAAAAATTGAATCCGGAAGAATTTCTCCTCGCTGTACATGATTATGACCAAATCTTAATAGAACGACATTTAAGTCCAGGCGGTGCTGCTGATGCATTAAGTTTAGGTATCTTTCTTTATTTATTAGAATCCGCATTTGTCTAA
- a CDS encoding GntR family transcriptional regulator: protein MSVYQAFKRTIILGEIPAGERINESIFSEELNISRTPIRFALNQLLKEQLVEHVPGVGMIVRGISIKDAYEIFQIRKALDTLAFTSAMNLMTDAEFEEIESHLQNGNQISHISNVNDLIANFSDFNAYIYAKSQMRRLPKIIDEISAYLVYFREISIRDEIRSKEALEEHFLILKGMRKKDAELIKMLIHEHTDHSLKFIISEMEKRNIE from the coding sequence ATGTCCGTCTACCAAGCTTTTAAACGCACAATTATTTTAGGAGAGATTCCTGCGGGTGAACGAATTAATGAATCCATATTCTCTGAAGAATTAAATATCAGTCGCACGCCCATTCGGTTTGCCTTAAACCAATTACTGAAAGAACAATTAGTCGAACACGTCCCAGGTGTGGGTATGATTGTTCGTGGTATTAGTATTAAAGATGCTTATGAAATTTTTCAAATAAGAAAAGCCCTCGATACACTTGCCTTTACTAGTGCCATGAATTTAATGACTGATGCCGAATTTGAAGAAATTGAGAGTCATTTACAAAATGGTAATCAAATTTCACACATATCCAATGTTAACGACTTGATTGCAAATTTTTCGGATTTTAACGCTTATATTTATGCAAAATCACAGATGCGACGCCTGCCAAAGATTATTGATGAAATCTCTGCCTACTTGGTCTATTTTAGAGAAATTTCTATTCGAGATGAGATACGAAGTAAAGAAGCATTAGAAGAACATTTTCTTATCCTCAAAGGTATGCGAAAAAAGGATGCAGAATTAATTAAGATGTTAATCCATGAACATACTGACCATTCATTGAAATTTATTATTAGCGAAATGGAGAAACGAAATATTGAGTAA
- a CDS encoding CitMHS family transporter — protein MLTFLSWAMIVVFMYVILTKKMTPFSSLVLVPLVFALIAKLIGVANEGSIGTWIMEGIGKTSNTGLMLLFAILFFAIMLDAGLFDPITAKMIQFAKGDPLKVLIATAVVAATVSLNGDGTTTTLICVSAFLPIYKKLNMKIMNLGVLIIMQNTIMNLLPWGGPTARAMAVLGVEADILSYLAPGMVLSILYVIFIVAPFMGRKERNRLGIVNMTDEEMAQLTVITDPEVQAIRRPEKWLFNVILTVGLVGWLIAGSFIEAIYQPPFVLFLVGTTIALLVNYPDLKDQGKRISENAGDAVSVVILVFAAGVFMGLFQGSGMADAMAQSFITIVPEALGGFWGLVVALISVPGTFFISNDGFYFGILPPLAEVGYTYGFTNMQLALASLMGQAFHLLSPLVAFIYLLLRLLDLDMGEWQKESAKWLVGVFIIFVGTALALGYIPLYIPQ, from the coding sequence ATGTTAACATTTTTATCTTGGGCAATGATTGTTGTCTTTATGTACGTTATCTTAACTAAAAAGATGACACCTTTTTCATCACTTGTATTAGTTCCACTCGTTTTTGCTTTAATCGCTAAATTAATCGGGGTTGCTAATGAAGGTTCAATTGGTACATGGATTATGGAAGGTATTGGCAAAACATCTAATACCGGATTGATGTTGTTATTTGCTATTCTATTTTTTGCCATTATGTTGGATGCAGGGCTTTTTGATCCCATTACGGCTAAGATGATCCAATTTGCAAAAGGGGATCCTCTAAAAGTGCTTATTGCGACTGCAGTAGTAGCTGCGACGGTTTCATTGAATGGTGATGGTACAACCACTACGCTCATTTGTGTTTCAGCATTCTTACCTATTTACAAAAAACTTAATATGAAAATTATGAACCTTGGTGTTCTTATCATTATGCAAAATACCATCATGAACTTACTGCCTTGGGGTGGACCCACTGCACGGGCGATGGCTGTTCTTGGAGTTGAAGCCGATATATTAAGTTATTTAGCACCAGGAATGGTTTTATCTATTCTATATGTTATCTTTATTGTTGCTCCATTTATGGGACGTAAAGAACGCAATCGTTTAGGTATTGTTAATATGACTGATGAAGAGATGGCTCAATTAACGGTAATAACCGATCCTGAAGTTCAAGCTATTCGTCGTCCTGAAAAATGGCTTTTCAATGTTATCTTAACGGTTGGTCTTGTTGGATGGTTGATTGCTGGATCATTTATTGAAGCAATTTATCAACCACCATTTGTTTTATTCCTTGTTGGTACAACAATTGCCTTACTTGTCAATTATCCCGATTTAAAAGATCAAGGTAAACGTATCAGTGAAAATGCTGGTGATGCTGTATCTGTTGTTATTTTAGTCTTTGCTGCCGGTGTGTTCATGGGATTATTCCAAGGGTCTGGTATGGCTGACGCAATGGCACAAAGCTTTATTACCATTGTTCCTGAAGCACTTGGTGGATTCTGGGGCTTGGTTGTGGCTCTTATTTCTGTACCTGGTACATTCTTTATCTCGAATGATGGTTTCTACTTTGGTATCTTACCGCCTTTAGCTGAAGTTGGTTATACTTACGGCTTTACCAACATGCAATTAGCATTGGCATCATTAATGGGTCAAGCGTTCCACTTACTTAGTCCATTGGTTGCTTTCATCTACTTGCTATTAAGATTATTAGACTTAGATATGGGTGAGTGGCAAAAAGAATCCGCTAAATGGTTAGTCGGTGTCTTTATTATCTTTGTTGGAACGGCTCTAGCCCTTGGATATATTCCATTATATATTCCGCAATAA
- a CDS encoding biotin/lipoyl-containing protein: MLRKFKIKIDGQEYLVEMEEIGGTPQKAITPATDQTIPIAQAPASAPTQPEAQPTPVVQEASVAAGEDALTAPMPGTILQVFVEVGQQVQENEKILILEAMKMENEIVATKSGVIVGIYVSKGSTVEPGAPLVTIK; encoded by the coding sequence ATGTTAAGGAAATTCAAAATTAAAATTGATGGTCAGGAGTATTTGGTAGAAATGGAGGAGATTGGTGGCACACCACAAAAAGCCATCACACCAGCTACTGATCAAACAATACCTATAGCTCAAGCTCCTGCCTCTGCTCCTACTCAACCGGAAGCTCAACCGACACCTGTTGTTCAAGAAGCCTCTGTTGCAGCTGGAGAAGATGCTTTAACAGCACCAATGCCGGGTACGATTTTACAGGTTTTTGTTGAAGTAGGCCAACAGGTTCAAGAAAATGAAAAAATATTAATCTTAGAAGCCATGAAAATGGAAAACGAAATTGTTGCAACTAAATCAGGTGTTATTGTAGGGATCTACGTTTCAAAAGGTAGTACAGTGGAGCCTGGTGCACCATTAGTAACGATTAAGTAG